In one Aromatoleum aromaticum EbN1 genomic region, the following are encoded:
- the ccmC gene encoding heme ABC transporter permease CcmC, with protein MKRPERGKSLFRFAAPQLFYPLAGALAPWFAGAAAVLTIIGLWLAFFVAPTDAQQGEVYRVIFIHVPAAWMSMFVYLIMAFWSAVGLVMNTRLSFMMARALAPTGAMFCVVALVTGALWGKPTWGAYWVWDARLTSQLLLLFLYFGFMALTEAIEDPRRADKAGAIIALVGAVNVPIIYFSVKWWNTLHQGASVSLTKAPSMAATMLAGMLVMALASWAYTIAVTLWRVRPLILERERHAEWVAAELDALEGRI; from the coding sequence ATGAAAAGACCTGAACGCGGCAAGAGCCTGTTTCGCTTCGCGGCCCCCCAGCTGTTCTACCCGCTCGCGGGCGCGCTGGCGCCGTGGTTCGCCGGCGCCGCCGCGGTGCTCACGATCATCGGGCTGTGGCTCGCGTTCTTCGTTGCGCCGACCGATGCGCAGCAGGGCGAGGTGTATCGCGTGATCTTCATCCATGTACCGGCGGCGTGGATGTCGATGTTCGTGTATCTGATCATGGCGTTCTGGTCGGCGGTCGGACTGGTCATGAACACCCGCCTGTCGTTCATGATGGCCCGCGCGCTGGCGCCGACCGGGGCGATGTTCTGTGTCGTCGCGCTGGTGACCGGCGCGCTGTGGGGCAAGCCGACGTGGGGGGCGTACTGGGTGTGGGATGCGCGCCTGACGTCGCAACTGCTGCTGCTGTTCCTGTACTTCGGCTTCATGGCGCTGACCGAAGCGATCGAGGATCCACGCCGTGCCGACAAGGCGGGCGCGATCATCGCGCTGGTCGGCGCCGTCAATGTGCCGATCATCTATTTCTCCGTGAAGTGGTGGAACACGCTGCACCAGGGGGCGTCGGTGAGCCTGACGAAAGCACCTTCGATGGCCGCGACGATGCTCGCGGGCATGCTCGTGATGGCGCTGGCGTCATGGGCCTACACGATCGCCGTGACCTTGTGGCGGGTGCGCCCGCTGATTCTCGAGCGTGAACGCCACGCCGAATGGGTCGCGGCCGAACTCGACGCGCTGGAGGGCAGGATCTGA
- the ccmD gene encoding heme exporter protein CcmD, which produces MQWESWSAFWQMGGAAPFVWGSYGITALLVAGELIMVMRRRKDALRRLLRLRRARASGGGRRAFEEIVE; this is translated from the coding sequence ATGCAGTGGGAGTCATGGAGCGCGTTCTGGCAGATGGGCGGTGCGGCGCCGTTCGTGTGGGGCAGCTACGGCATCACGGCGCTGCTGGTGGCAGGGGAACTGATCATGGTCATGCGCCGTCGTAAGGACGCCCTGCGGCGTCTGCTCAGGCTGCGTCGCGCGAGGGCGAGCGGCGGCGGGCGGCGGGCTTTTGAGGAGATCGTTGAATGA
- the ccmE gene encoding cytochrome c maturation protein CcmE: protein MKPRSKRLLLVAGAVALLVGAVALVLNAFQQNLVFFHTPTEVAEGKAPVGRAFRIGGMVETGSIRRAADGVTVQFAITDTAKVIPVSYKGSLPDLFSEGKGAVVQGTLGPDGQFQASEVLAKHDENYMPPEAQHAVDQAQKAAQTVQQ, encoded by the coding sequence ATGAAACCCCGTAGCAAACGTCTGCTGCTCGTCGCCGGCGCTGTCGCGTTGCTGGTCGGTGCGGTGGCGCTGGTGCTGAACGCGTTCCAGCAGAACCTCGTGTTCTTCCACACGCCCACCGAAGTCGCGGAAGGCAAGGCGCCCGTCGGCCGGGCGTTTCGCATCGGCGGCATGGTCGAAACCGGCTCGATCCGCCGCGCTGCCGATGGCGTGACCGTGCAGTTCGCGATCACCGACACGGCGAAAGTGATTCCGGTTTCCTACAAAGGCTCCCTGCCCGACCTTTTCAGCGAAGGGAAGGGCGCGGTGGTGCAGGGCACGCTCGGCCCCGACGGCCAGTTCCAGGCGTCCGAAGTGCTCGCCAAGCACGACGAAAACTACATGCCGCCGGAGGCGCAGCACGCCGTCGACCAGGCCCAGAAAGCCGCACAGACGGTGCAACAATGA